GGTGAGCTAAGATCTTCCCTATCTTTTCACCATGTTCATACATCTTATGCCTGGACTTAATTAAaagattttctgtttgttttgtacataataaattaaattcagaCTGAAGAGCTAAACGCTGTCTAAACATGTCAGGTGTAGATGAGTGTGCCAAAATTTCATCAAGTTTAAAAAtatcattttcaatttttttaagccgctcatgttgttttttctttaatctgGCACTATATGATATAATTTGGCCTCGAAGATAGGCTTTAAGAGATTCCCAAATAAGACTAGAAGATATTCCTGGAGTCTGATTGTGCACTAAATATTCTCTAATTTCTGATGATATAAATTTAACAAACTCCACATCAGAGAGAAGTAGTGTATTAAATCGCCATGGCCGATAGTTGTTTGATGTAATTGGCATATCTAGAGTGATTAATAATGGCGCATGATCTGATATCACTATTGcattatatttgcattcactaacTAGAGGAAGTAGTTCACTGTCcagaaaaaaataatctataCGTGAATATGTCTTATGAACTggtgaataaaatgaataacctCTACACCCAGGATTTTGGAATCTCCAAACATCAATCATTCCATAGGTTTTAAGAAGTTGGTTAATCACTTGAGTTGTACGACTTGGTATCATTGGTTTGAGAGAGCTGCGATCCAGTGAGGGTGATAGTACGCAATTAATATCTCCTCCTAATATAAGATGATGAGTATCTATATTAGGTATTCGTGAGAAGAGACCCGTAAAGAATGCACTGTCATCCCAATTGGGTGCATATACATTTACCATAACTACCGGAGTATTATTTAGTCTACCCACTACCATTATATAACGGCCTGCTGGATCAGCTTCGATTTTTGATGCCTCAAATGAAACCGTTTTACTAATGAGAATTGCTGTTCCTCTAGATTTGGAGTGAAAAGTCGAGTGAAAGAGTTGTCCCACCCATCCTCCTCTTAGTCTAAAGTGATCAAAAGTTTTCAGGTGGGTTTCTTGTAGGAAAGCGATATCTGTATTTAACTGTTTTAAGTGTGAGAGAACCTTTCCACGTTTCACTGGATGATTCAAAGATTTAACATTCCAACTTATAAGATTCACCTGGCAAATGCCTGATGCGTTAACATTGTGTGGTTTAACCATACGTCTTAAAAAATGTAAGCTTACATACAAACGCTTCGTTTAAATATAACAGAAAAGACCCTTCCAATAAGAttgtagaaaacaaaacaagaagtaGAAGTATAAAATGAAGTGCGACATTTACCCATTCCCAAACACCAAATAGAACATGGTGCAACTTTAACCCCTCGCAACAATATCCACACATAAAGTGCTTACTTGGGGAGTTTTAACCTCACAAGTTGCTCTGCACattattaaagaaagaaaacaaaaatgaaattaaaaaataataaattaaattggcgcATATTATTAACAATCACCTATTAAAACAAGGATGACAGTTACATAACAgcatagtaatgataataataaactcaGTAATTGTACTGTCCCAATTATATTTCCTGCTTTTAAGTTTAACTGAAAATAGTAAGTGATTTTGTATCAGTAATATTGTTTTTCACTCCTCATCCATGAAATAGGAATTCAGTCAGTCTCTGCATAGATGTAATGTTCATATACTCACTCAAACATGGTCATTTAGATGGGAGTGTGAgtgtatgaaaaaaaacaaagtcaCTGAAGTGGCTTGGTACTACTCAATCAGAGACGGTCGAGCCGTCTTAAAGAATATTATTTTTCACATAAGTCAGGGCTTCTGCTGCATCTTGGAACTGCTTTTCCGTCCCGTTGTGTGTGATTCGGAGCCTGGCCGGGTGAAGAATGCCATAACGAACACCATCTTTTCCTCGTAGTAGTTTTCGGACTTCGTTAAAAGCCGATCTTGCACGGGCCACGCTCGGCGGGTAGTCGGGGAAGATGAATATAGTTGCGCCGTTATGATGAAGGGGTCCGGTTTCACGAACCCGGCGTAGAATTTCCACACAGTCCTGGTAGTAATGCAATTTTGCAACAATGGCCCTGGGTTTACCATCTGCACGTTTTGCCTGGAGAGTGCGATGAGATCTATCGATCAGTATATCTTTATCCATTTTGAGGGTGTCTTTGAGCAGCTTCGACACTGAGGCTGGAGTGCATGCGCCAGGATCTTCGGCTACATTCAGTATTCTAATGTTTGACCTCCTCATTCGCCCTTCCATGTCCAAGCATTTCTCTTGTAGGGTTACTACATTTTTCTCCAGTTTGCGCACGGTGTTTTGCAGTTCTGTAACATCGTCTGAGCAGCTGGATAAGCCTCGTTCCATGTCTGACACTGTCGTTTTAATTGCCTCAAGATCTGAGCGAACAGCCGAAGCGTTGCTTGCTATCTCGGATTTAACTGCTTGTAATTCAGCTTTGACCATTTCAAATTCGTTTGACAGTGCAGTTTTCAGTTCTTTTTGAAAGAGCGAGGTTATTTCCGTTTTGATCGATGAGATCAGCTCAGCTTTAATCTCCAAAATGTCAGTGTGTTCGGCTGGCTCGGACATCATGCTAGGTGTATTAGCATCCTCTTGATTAGCAGCGGTTTTCCCCGTGTACTTATATTTACGTAGTTTGCCCGCCATTTGGATTTATAGAGAACCCAGCTGCTTTATGTGAAGTAGTAAAGTCTTAGATAGATGTAGCATCTCATATTTTCGATTAAAGCGCCTTAAATTTATAAGTTATATTACGTTTTTTGCAGAGCTCACCCAACTTTTACCTTACTCCATCGCCTGCTCAGTAGCGCCGGgcacagtaatattattgactaatataaaaatgtttatctgatttatgtacaatgcagtttgtacagtaatattttctgtcttttagtagaaatattataCGAGAGACTTGCTTAGTTTACCagataaagtgaatctaattggatttgcattttaaacattaaataaaagtttaaaagatattattctttgtttcacatatttaggatttagttatgatactcccaaaatatttCGGCAgaaattaacagatttttatcaaaattatttgcagaaatagcaaaaaacgtcgacagattctgtctggccctactcatgacTCATAATACTTAATGCTTAATACAGAATGTCTCATGTCAATATCCATGTTAAccctttttacaataaacaagttaaatttgaTGTAACTAAAACAAATCGTACACAGCATTACGTGGTTAACAACCTTTTATGCTTTGCAAAACATTCTTCATTTGTAAATGCAGGTTTTTGGACCTTCTCTTAAAGTGTGACTTTGAGATTATTAGACTCATGAAAGGTCAAATAAAAGTATCctctttcaatttttattttgctcacctaTCATTGCTGGTtagtaatagtatatatatatatatatatatatgcagacaGCATACAATATAATCTATCAGTCCACATGAGCAGTACAATATGtattgcatattaataataattggaaTTTACAAATAGCTGAAGTCCTTCAGTAGTCTGTTAAGTCCTGGAATTAGCATGTAAGCTAACAAATCACTCAtattctcattcacaatagagatactgggtttcccatacacagatttatttgtagtaatgtgggagttttcacatgaacatTTCTTCAAAGGAAACCAGTTGTCTACAGAAAGTTTAATTGTCTTAATGaggaaaacttttttattttctaaaatcagtccatcaaaataaatgtgtagtgttttaaaaccaaagtcttcatttgttacccacaacacatcaagatttgctcaagtcaaaatctcataatctgacacaaatctgaTCTGTTGTTAAAGGCAAAtggcattgtgtagtctgaacagGGCTTTATGGAGTCTGCATCAGTCTCTCACTGTCATTGCAAGTTCACACCGGCCGAGTTTAGGTGGATTTTTATTCACCACCAAGTTTTGTGAAACTGCAGACAAAAGGCCAAAATTGGAGGCAAATCGGTGTTTGTTCGAGGGAGTGAAAATCAAACAATGTgaatgatcaaaaacacaatctaaGGGTGTAGGACAGTTTTCTCTGCATCTCCCCAAACATTTTCTCCTCCCTATTTttgctctccattgtgaagcttcatgtgattGACGAGGCTTCTTTTATatttaaagccctttccacagTCACTGCATCGAAAACGCTCTCCTAagtgagtcttcatgtgttgcttaatgGAGTCTTTGCGTGTGATACTCTTTCCACACTGCTCACATGTAAACACtgtggttccagtgtgaccattcatgtgaTTCATGAGGCTagctttggttgtgaagctcCTTCCACAatgagcacatgcaaacggcttctctccagtgtgacttatcatgtggtgtttgagtgagcCTTTATGTGGGAaccttttaccacactctgtgcatgtgtaaggtttctctccagtgtgaatcctcatgtggatggtaaggttttgtttttgagaaaaacgtttcccacactgtgtgcaaataaagcttctctctccagtgtgagttctcatgtgggcTTCAAGGTTGCCATTTTGCTTACAACtttttccacactgagggcaagaATAGAGCCTCTCCCCAGTATGAATTCTTCTGTGCACTGCCAAGTTTCCTGTAgaat
The Danio rerio strain Tuebingen ecotype United States chromosome 4, GRCz12tu, whole genome shotgun sequence genome window above contains:
- the LOC100536867 gene encoding uncharacterized protein, which codes for MAFIKEESEDVKIEEKFRVKPEDLQKQTDLIVLKEETHQWNELEDKQQEITTDEKPTLTKKTSSRGRPRKSKSRCNFSCKQSRKSFCQKPNLDVHTRKKPYTCKQCGKSFYNTGNLAVHRRIHTGERPYTCQQCGKSFYSTGNLAVHRRIHTGERLYSCPQCGKSCKQNGNLEAHMRTHTGERSFICTQCGKRFSQKQNLTIHMRIHTGEKPYTCTECGKRFPHKGSLKHHMISHTGEKPFACAHCGRSFTTKASLMNHMNGHTGTTVFTCEQCGKSITRKDSIKQHMKTHLGERFRCSDCGKGFKYKRSLVNHMKLHNGEQK